The window TCTCGATGGCCGAGTCGACCACGTCCTCGTCGGGGAACGTGTAGTGACCGACCGCGTCGAGGTCGGCACCCGACTGTGCTTCGACGAGCAGTCGGCGTGCCTCGGCGGCGGTGTCGAGGTCGGCGTGGGCTTCGAGTTCGTGGAAACGCAGGTCGCCCTCGCGGACCCGGTCCGCGAGCGTCTCGGCGTCCGGCGTGTCGGTGGCGTCGTCGCTCATGCCCGACGCTACCGGGCGTCGACCCTAACCGTTACCGATTCCGAGTCTGCGGGACGCTCCGCCGGCAGTCGGCACCCGGCCCCGCCGAGGGTCGCCGCCGCCCGAACGGTTTTGCTCCTCGCGGTCGGCCATCCGGTATGACGGCACCTGCCGACCTCGTCCTGACGAACGGCGAGGTCCACACGCTCGGCGACCCCGACGAGACCTACGAGGCGGTCGCGGTCCGGGACGGCCGGATCGTCCGCCTCGCCGACAGCGACGAGATCGACTTCCTCGTCGGCGTCGAGACCGAGGTGGTCGACCTCGCGGGCCGCGTCTGCCTGCCGGGGTTCACCGACGCACACACCCACATGACGACGCTCGGCCGGTCGCTGGTCCACGCCGACCTCTCGACGGCCGACTCGCCGGGCGACGCCATCGAACTGCTGCGGGACCGCGCCGCCGAGGTCGCCGAGGACGAGTGGGTCCTCGGCTTCGGCTACGACGAGAGCACGTGGGACGAGTCGCGTTACCTGACCCGGAACGATCTGGACGCCGTGACCGGCGCACAGCCAGTCGCGGCGGTGCGCGAGGACATGCACGTCGCCTCGCTGAACAGCGTCGCACTGGATCGCTTGCTCGACGAGATGCCCGACGACGACGTCCACCGCGACGCGGAGGGACCGACCGGCGTCGTCGTCGAGGAAGCGGTCGATCCCCTCTATGCGGCCATCGAACCCGGTCCCACGGAGACCCGCGACCTCCTCGAATCGGCACAGGCCTACGCCAACGAACGCGGCGTCGTCGGCGTCCACGACATGGTCCGGCAGTCGCACGCCCCCGGCGTCTACCGGGATCTGGCCGCCGACGGCGACCTCTCCCTGCGGGTGCGGCTCAACTACTGGAGCGACCACCTCGACGCCCTGCTGGACCTCCGTGAGCGCACGAACCACGGGAGTGAGTTCGTGCGGGTCGGCGCGGTCAAGAGCTACACCGACGGGAGTTTCGGCGGCCGGACCGCGAAGCTGTCCGAGCCGTACGCCGACGCAGAGGAGGGAGAGGAGGACGGCGACGCGGAGGACGGCGGGACAGCCACTGGCTCGTGGGTCGTCGCGCCCGACGAGTTACAGGCTCTCGTCACGCGGGCTGACGACGCCGGCCTCCAGTTCACCGCCCACGCAATCGGCGACGAGGCGGTCGACGCGGTGCTGGACGCCTACGAGACCTGCGACGATCCGGGGGCGGCCCGCCACCGCGTCGAACACGCAGAACTGACCAGCGACGAGGCGATCGAGCGATTCGCCGACTCGGGCGTGATCGCGTCGGTCCAGCCGAACTTCCTGAAGTGGGCCGGCGAGGGTGGGCTGTACGAGTCCCGCCTCGGCGACCGCCGGACCGAGACGAACCGCTACGCCGACCTGCTGGCTGCTGGAGTGCACCTCGCGTTCGGGAGCGACTGCATGCCGCTCGACCCACTGCTCGGTGTCCACCACGCGGTGAACGCGCCCGCCGCGGCCCAGCGACTCGGCGTGACCGAGGCGCTCCGGGCGTACACTCGCGGGGCCGCCTACGCCGGCTTCGACGAGGACCGACTGGGCACGGTCGAAGTCGGGAAACTGGCCGACCTGGTGGTTCTGGACGACTCGCCGTGGGAGCAGTCGGACGCGATCCGGGACATCGACGTGGCGCTGACGCTGGTCGACGGCGACGTGGTGTACGACGGTCGCTGACTTCCGGAGACGGCCGCTGTATCGACCTCCCACGACACACCGACCCACGCGCCCGACAGCTACTACTCCGGGCCGTCCCTCCGTTCACACGTGTCTCTCGACTACGACTACCACACCCACTCGACGTACTCGGACGGCGACCTGCTCTTCCGGATGCTCGCCGCGGCGGAGTCGGCCGGTCTCGCCGGCATCGGGGTCACGGACCACTGCAACGTCGCGGAGCGCGAGTCGATGCAGGAGATGAAAGCCCAGTTCGGGTTCAACCTCGATACGACCTACGAGCGTCGCCGCCGTGGGATCGAGGCCTACCGCGACCGCTTCGACCTCCACATCTTCGACGGGGTGGAGATGGACTACGAACCGCAGGACGAGAACCGAATCGCGGCGTTTCTGGAGACTGCCGACTTCGACTACGCCATCGGGAGCGTCCACCACGTCGAGGACGTGAACGTCCACTTCGAGTCGTACTTCGGCCGGAAGTCGGAGGCCGAGCGCCGAGACGTGGTAGCGACCTACTTCGACAAACTCGTCGCCCTGATCGACTCGGAGTTGTTCGAGATCGCGGCCCACCCGGACCTGATCGAGCGCAATCCCGCGCTTCGAGGGCTGGCGACCGACGAGGACTACGAGCGTGTCGCGGACGCCTTCGCCGACTCGCGGACGATTCCGGAGGTGAACGCCGGGCGCGCGCTGGACGACTACGGCGAGTTCCACCCGACGCCCGCGTTCCTCGACGCCCTGCTCGACCGCGGGGTGTCCGTGACGGTCGGGACCGACTCCCACTCTCCGGAGGTCGTCGAACCGCGGCTGGCGGCGCTGACCGAGCGACTCGACGAGGTGGGCGTCGAACCGGTCGACGTCGTGACGTGAGTCGGGACGAGAGTCAGAGAACGGGCGGCCGCAGACAGAGAGACCGAGGGGAGATTACCGCTCGTCGGAGTCGAGCACGCGAATCTGGTCGCCACGCACCGTCACCGGAATCGGGACCGTCGCCTCGTACAGTTCGACCGTCACCTGGTCTTTGCCCTCGTCGATGCGCTGGACGCGGGCCTTCTCGCCTTTGAACGGCCCGGCGATCAGTTCCACGATGTCGCCCTCCGCGATGCCCTCCACGTCCGGCGTCGGCGAGAGGAAGTGCTCCACCTCGGCGTAGCCGGAGGTGCCGGGGACGATACTGCGGGCGTGGGGAATCTCGTCCAGCAGGCGCTCGAGGACGGCCGAGTCGTCGGCCTCCACCATCACGTAGCTGGTCAGCGAGTCCGGCGCGAGGACCGCGTGGATCTCCTCGGCCTCCTTGTTCGCCAGCATCTCCGCGACCGTGCGCTCCTGGCTCGCGGTCGTCTTGACGGCGAAGATCGGCACGGTCAGACGCCTCCGAGCGGGAGTATTGCCATCACCGCGAAGATGAGAAAGCCCATCAGCCCGACGAGGAAGATGCCCGCGCCGGCGATCTTGGCGATCTGGGAGAACTCCTCCCACGACGGGGTGCTGGCCAGCTTCAACACCCGCACGTAGCTCGTGAGGTCGTACTTGACGTCCATGTTGTCTGACGGTAGTCGGTCGGGCTTTTTCTATCTATTGGAACGGACGAACGACCGGCGGGCCGAACTCCGGCCCGGTCGAAGCGTGTACTGCGTCCGGTCGAAGGGTGTGACGGTCGGGGCGACGCACCTGACGCGTCGGTCGAGACGCGTCACTGCTCCCGGCGAAGTGCCAGCACCGCGAGCGCCAACAGGGCGAGGATCGGCACCAGTACGCCGAATCCGGGCGTCGTGGTCTGCGTCGACCCGGGCGTCCCGGTCGGCGTGGCCGAGGCGGTCGCCGTCCCGCCGCCGTTTCCACCGGCGGTCGTCGTGCCGCCGGCAGTCGGCGTCCCGGTCGCGGTGGTCGTCCCGCCGACCGGGTCGACCGTCACCGTGATCGTGTCGCCGTTCAGCGCCAGTTCGTAGGTGCCCGGCGTCGTGATCGTGGTGGTGTAGCCGACGACCCGACTGCTGTTGCGCGGCAGGAAGTAGTCGGTCCCGCCGATCTCGGTCCCGTCGAGCGTCAGCGACACGTCGACAGTGCCGCCGCCGTCGCCCGCGTTGGTCAGCGTCCCGGTGACCGTCACCGTCTCGCCGACGACGAACGTCGCGCCGTCTGCCGGACTGTCGAGACTGACGCTGATGTCCGGTGTGCCGACCGGCGTCCGGGAGCCACCGCCGCCGCCTCCGCCGCCGGGTGCTTCGGTCGGCGTCTCGGTCGGCGTGGCGGTCGGCGTCTCGGTCGGCGTGGCGGTCGGCGTCTCGGTCGGTGTTGGGCTTGGCGTCGGCGTCGGTGTTGGCGTTTCAGTTGGCGTCGGTGTCGGCGTCGGTGTCTCCGTCGGCGTCGGCGTTGGTGTCGGCGTCGGCGTTGGTGTCGGTGTCGGGGTCGGCGTTGGTGTCGGTGTCGGCGTTGGTGTCGGCGTCGGCGTCGGCGTTGGTGTCGGTGTCGGTGTCGGCGTTGGCGTTGGCGTCGGCGTCGTCCCGTCCGTCTGGCCGAAGACGGCGAGGATGCCGCCGGCGCTGACGTTCGCCGTCACCGTGTTCGCCGACGTGTCGACCGCGTTGTTCTCCGGCACCTGCACCCACGCGCTCCCGGTGTCGCGGTACACCCGGAGCGTCGACTCGTCCAGGCCGGTCGCGTCGGCGTCCTCGTAGAACACCGTCAGGTTCAGCCGCGCTGTCTCGTCGAACGACCGGTTGACCGGCGACACGTTGATCGCGGGACCGAGCGAACCCTGTCCGCTCGGCGGGGCGCGCGTCGCAACAGAGGAGTTGACGAGGACGTTCCGCGCGGTGAACGAGACGGTCTCGTTCGCCAAGTTGAGCCGATCCACGTCGTTGTTCGCCGCGTCGAACTCGGTCAGGAAGTCCGCCAGCGTCGCGTTCTCGACGGTGACGTTCGTCAGGGTGTTGTCCCGCGTGTCCTGCAGGAGGTAGACACCGTAGCCGAGCGTGTCCCGGATCACGGTGTCCCGGATCTCGTTGCCGGCGACGCCTTCCATCTCGATCCCGCTGCCGGGGGTGAAACTGTCCACGCCCGAGCGTTCGATCGTCGTGTTCACGACGAGGGTGTCGTACGGCGTGTCACCGGAGTTCGACCGGAAGGCGATCCCGGTCCGGTTCGCGTCCCGGATCGTGTTGTTCGCGAGGACGTTCCCGTTCGAGTCGTAGGTGCCCGCGCTCCGGAGGATGTCGACCGTCAGGCCGGTCTCCGCGTTCTCGATCACGTTGTCCGCGACGGTCGTGTTCGTCGCGGGCGCGAGGACGATCCCGCCGCCGTCCAGTCGGTTGTTCCGAACCGTCGCGTTCGCGGTCCGGTCGATCCTGATCCCCTCGTCGCCCGCCGCGACGATGTCGTTGGCCGCCACGGTGACGTTCGAGTCGAGGCGACTGCCGGCCGTCACGTCGACGGCGGTCGTGTCGGTTCGGAGGAACGTGTTCCGGACGATCCGGAGGTCCCGGCTGAACTGTGCCACGTCCACACCGCGCGTGTCGTCTGCGAACTGGTTGTCCGCGATCACGGTCCCGTTCGCTTGCGCGTTCAGCACGCCCGCGCCGTTCGCGGTACTCGCCGTGAGGGTGCTGTCTCTGATCTCTACGTCGTCTGTGAGTCTGATCTCGACGTTGTGTTCCGCGCCGGTCAGGGCCGCCCCGGAGACGGTCCCCCGGTTCGCGCCGTACCAGAAGCCGACGCCACTGCCCCGTGTCTGGACGCCGGAGACCGACACGCCGTCGATCACTGCATCGACGCTGTTGCCGACGAAGACGCCGATCCCCGCGCCGATCCCTTCGGCGACCTCGACCGAGGAGACCGTCACGTTCCGGATCGTCGCGCGGTCGGAGCCGACGGTGACGCCGACACCGCGGCCGACGCCGGTGGCAGTCACGTCTTCGACCACCGCGTCGGTCGTCCCGGCCAGCAGGACCCCGTGGCTCCCGTTCGCCGGCGAGACGCCCCGGACTTCGACGTTCGAACTCGCCACGTAGGCGACGAACGCCGGATCGTCGACTGCCGTCACACTCGTCCCGGTCTCGTTGGTCCGGTAGACGATCGGGCGGCCGTCGATCGTGTTCGAGGTGTCGATGTCGTGGAGGTAGTGGCGCACGTCGGTTCTGTCCGCCGAGTTGCTCCCGAAGTCACTCGTTCCACGAGCGGGCGTGATGTCGAACCGACCGGGGTAGCCGATCTCGCGCAGGGCCAGCCCCTGACTCGTGTTCGTCATCGTGTTGTCCCGCATCGTCGTGTGCCGGACCGACGCGAGCAGAACGCCCGCGTTCGACGTGTCCCGCACCGTGTTGTCGGTCAGGGTCGTCCCCTTCACGTAGTCCCAGTCGGCCGGGACGCCGTTCGACTCGTCGGTCCAGAGGTAGATGCCGAAGGTCCCGCGCTGGACCGTGTTGTTCGAGAAGGCGTTGCCGACCGACGGCCCCGTACTCGACAACAGGAGGATGCCGTACAACTCGGTGTCCTGTACCACGTTGTCGGCGACGACCACGTCGGTCGCGGTGACGAGATACAGCCCGTTGTCGCTGTCCGTCACGCGGTTCCGGAGAATCTGCGTCCCGTCGAGATCGAACGCCGTGAGCGCGGTCGCCTCACTCCCGGTGATCTCGTTGTCTGCGACGATGCCGCCCACCAGCGAGTCGAGCGTGACCGACTCGGCCGTGCTGTCGCGGAGTTCCATGCCCGAGAAGGTGGTGACGCCGACTCCCGGTCGCAGGGTGATGCTCGATCCGGCCGCGTCCACGCGCTGGACGACCGTATCCTGGCCGCCGACGTCCAGTCCGGTCGGGTTCGTCCGCACCGTGTTGTCGGTGATCGTCGCGTTGCTCGCGTCGCTGGCGATGCCGGTCTGGCCGTTGCCGAACGCCGAGAGACCGGTGAGGCTCGCGTCGTCGGTGTTCCTGCCGACGAACAGTCCGATTCCGTCGTTCTGCGCGAAGACGCTGTCCCGCACGGTGAGGTTCACGGCGGGGTCCGCGCCGCCGATCTGGACGCCGTTCGCGCTGAAGGCCGCGCCGTTCGCCGTCGCGCGCACGTCGGCGACGAGACTGTCCGACGAGTCGTCGATCCAGAGACCGTACTGCCCGTTGTTGCGGGCGACCGTCTCGGTGATCGCCACCGAGTCGGTGCCGTCGGTGTAGACCCCGCGCAGGTCGTTGTCGACGAACTCGCTCCGTGCGACCGTCAGGTCGGCCCCGCCGACCGTCTCGACTGCGGTCCGCCAGTCGGTCGCCGAGAGGCTCCGGACCGTGACGTTGGTGACGCCGGTGCCGTCGTCCACGAGAATGGCGGTCCCCGACCCGGTGCCGTCGAGTCGGCGACCCGCGCCGTCGATCACCACGTCGTCGGACTCGACGGTGACGAAGGGAGTCGCCGACACGTCGGCGAAACTCCGATTCAGGTAGTAGTAGCCCGGCGAGGTGATGACCGTCTGACCGTCGATGGGCGTCCCGCGCTCGGCGAAGGTGGTGCCGGTCGAGAGCGCGCCCGCGTCGGCGTTGTCGGTCGCCAGTCGGTTCGGCGCGTCCACGAGTCCGTCGCCGTCGTCGTCGGCGAACAGTTGGCTGTAGCCGGTGCCGGCCGGGGTGAGCCACGCGTTCCCCGAGATGGTGCCGCCGCCGAGGACGTTCGTCCCGGCGGCGGGGGTGACGTTCCAGTCGTTCGCGCCCGGCGTCCCCTCGAAGGCGACGTTGACGCCGTTCTCGAACCGGTTGTCGTAGACGGTGTGGCCCTCGGTGCCGTCGCCCATCCCGATGCCGTACTCGGTGTTGTCGCGCACGACGTTCGTCCGGATCGTGTTCACGTCCGCGAACCGCCGGACGAAGACGCCGATCCGGGCGTCGCTGATCGTGTTGCTCTCGATCAGGCTGTCGTCGCTGTTGACGACGAGGCCGTCGTCCGCGCCCGAGAGCGTGTTCTCGGCGGCCGTCACGCGCTCGCCGTCGAGCCAGAGGTTGAACTCGCCGTTGTCGGTCAGCGTGTTGGTCCGGACCTGCGCGTCGTCTGCGTTGCTGAGGAACAGCCCGCGACCGTTGGTCGAGACGGAGTTGTCCTCGACCGTCAGCCCCGCTCCGGAGAGACGCATCGCGTCCCCACCGACGAGTGCGTTCCCGGTGACGGTGTTCGCAGAGACGGTGACGTTCGCCCCGCCCGCGTTCACGCTGAAGCCGTCACGAGCGTTGTCCGTCGCGGTACTCCCGGTGACGACCGTGTTCGAGACGGACGCCAGCGAGAGGCCCTGGTCGCCGTCGCGGGCGGTGACGTTCCTGACGACGAAGCCGTCGGTGCCGGAGGCGCGGAGCCCGTCTTCGTTCCCGACGAACAGACTGTCTTCGACGACGACGCCGGTGGCACTCCCGACGAGTACACCCCGCCGCCAGTCGCCGCGCACGTCGAGGTTCCGGAGCGTGACGTTCGTCAGGCCGTCGGTGACTGCCACACCGGCATCGAACACCGACGCGCCGCCGGTGTCGATAGCGTGGAAGCCCCCGTCGAAGACCACGTCACTGCTCGTGATCTCGATACAGGGGCCGCTCGCGGTCGTGATCGGCCCGCTAAGTTCGTAGACGCCCGGTTGGTCGACGACGGTACACCCGGTGATCGTGGTGGTCGCCGCAGGTGTCACGCCGTCGTTGCCGGCGGTCTGGAAGGCCGGGATCGCGACGACGCTCGGGGCGACGACGCTCAGGACGACGAGTGCGGTCACGAGAACCACGCTCAGTCGCCTCCCGGTCGAATGGGTCCGGCGCCGTCTCCGCGACGGCGAACTCGCTCGTGTCATTGCAGCTACTGTCGCGGGTGCCGGGTTATACCTACGTAGCGTGACGAGTTCCAGTCGGCGGGACGTGGTCCACTTTCTGGAACGGTGTGCAACGGCAGTAACACTTTTACAGGCAGGTCCGTTCTCTCAGTGCGATGGTGGGCGAAGGGAGTGATCGGCCGAAGTTGCCGCTGTCGGCGCTGAAACGGGCCGAGTCGCTGTCGGCACTGCGGGACGGGCCACTGGCACGCCACGAGTTACAAGACCGGTTGGGCGTCTCCCGGACGACGGTCCACCGGATCGTCAGCGCACTCGAAGACGACGGTCTGCTCGTCAGAGACGACGACGGTTACGAACTGACCGGCTTCGGTCACACGACCGCCCGCGCCGTAGACGAGTACCGCGAGACGATCACGGCCGCCGAACGACTCCAACCACTGCTCGACTGTCTGCCGACGACCTTCGACGTGCCGGTGCGCGCCTTTTCGGACGCCCGACTGACGACCCAACAACCCGGCAACCCCTACGCCCCGGTGGAGCGATTCGTCGGCTGTCTCCGGGAGAGTGGCTCGCTCCGGGGGATCGACACGACCTCGATCGCGCCGATCTACGTGGACGCGATCCGCGCGGAGATTCTCGCGGGGATGACGACCGACGTGGTGTACCTCCCGTCGGTGGTCACGAGCATCGTGGAGGCGTACCCCGACGACGTGGCGCGGGCGGTCGAGAGCGGCGAACTGACGCTCCGGACCCACGACGACCTCCCGTGTGGGCTGGCGATCTTCGACGACCGGGTGGCACTCGGCGGCTACGACCCCGAGACGGGGATGCTCCGCGCCTTCGCCGACACCGACGACCCCGAGGCGCGGGCGTGGGCACTCGACGTGTACGACGACTACGTGTCGGCGGGGACGGTGTTCTACGGCCCGAACGACACGGAGCCAGGTCTCGTGTCCATCGAGGCCGACGGTGGGGAGTCTACCAGCGACGAGTCGGCGTCGGCCGACGAGTCGTGAGTGGTGGCGAGCGGCGAGTCGTGAGTGGTGGCGACCGACTCGGGTCGCCTCGCCGGTCAGCGAGACACGCCCGGATACGAAACGTTGAAACGCGCCACGACAGAAGTCGTCGGCATGGAACTGCGGGTCATCGAGAAGACCGACGAGGAACTCCGGATCGAGATCGCGGGCGAGGACCACACCTTCATGAACGTGCTGAAGGGGACCCTGCTGGAGACCGAGGGCGTCGTCGCGGCGACCTACGACCTGAACCCCGAGCAGTCCGGTGGCCAGACCGAACCGATCCTGTCGATCAAGACCGAGTCGGGCTACGACCCACTCGACGTGCTGGCCGACGCCGCCGGCAACATCCGCGAGACGACCGACGCCTTCCGCGAGGCGTTCGACGCCGCCGCGTGACGCGACACGCCTGAGGCCGCGCGACCGCTCGACCGCGACCCCGCGTCAGGCCGAACCGAGAATCGCATCGCAGTTCGGACAGACCAGAAATTCTCCGTCGACGTCGTGTTCGCCGGACACCGCCGAGTAGGTGAACCTGTCCAGTCGCTCGGTGTGATCGCAGTGTGGACAGCGTGGCATACCGGCGAGTACGCGCTCGACGGCCAAAACGTCACCTCGCGAGATCAGAGTCGCACCGGCACGCCGCGTTCGTCGAGGTACTGCTTCACGTCCTGGATCGAGTACTCGTCGAAGTGGAAGATAGAGGCCGCGAGCCCGGCGTCGGCACCGGCCTCGGTGAACACCTCGTACATGTCCTCGGGACCGCCACACCCCGAGGAGGCGATGACCGGCGTCGAGACGTTGTCACAGACCGCCGAAGTGAGGGGAATGTCGTAGCCGTCTTTCGTCCCGTCGGCGTCGATGGAGTTGACGAACAGTTCGCCCGCCCCACGGGACTCGGCCTCGCGTGCCCACTCGACTACGTCGATGTCGGTCCCCTCCCGGCCACCCTTGATCGTACACTCGAACCAGCAGGACTCGCCGTCGACCTCGGCGTAGAACTCGCCCTGCTCGTCGTAGCGCCGGCGGGCGTCGACCGAGATGACGATACACTGCGAGCCGAAGGCCCGCGCGCCCTCGTTCACGAGGTCGGGGTTCTGGAGCGCGGCGGTGTTGATCGACACCTTGTCTGCGCCCGCCCGCAGGGTCTCCTTGATGTCCTCGCGGGTCCGGATGCCCCCGCCGACGGTCAGGGGGATGAACACCTCGTCCGCGACGCGGGAGACGGTGTCGAGCATCGTCGCTCGGCCCTCCGCGGAGGCGGTGATGTCGAGGAAGACGAACTCGTCTGCGCCGGCCTCGTTGTACGCCTTCGCCATCTCGACCGGGTCGCCGGTGTACTTTAGGTCCTCGAAGTTGACACCGGTGTAGACGGCCGGATTCCCGTCCTCGTCTAAGTCCACGTCGATACAGGGGATGATGCGCTTCGTGAGCATTCGCTACCGGGTGCTTCGCCGGGTGTGGGTTTCACGGTTTCGTCTGTCAGTCACCCACGACTGAAGTCGTGGGCTTCCTCCTTGCATCTCTGTGAGTCGGTTCTCGCTGTCGCGGTGCGGGTGCGGTTCCTCGCGCTACGACGCGTCGCGGTCGCGGTGCTGGTTGCAGTCGCTGTGCAGTCGCGGTTACAGTCGCCGTGCTCTGGCGGTCGCTACGCACTGTCGAGTTCAGAAATCAGCAATTCGGAGACCACCGATCGGCATCACGACAACAGCGAGAACCACGCACGACCACACTCCCGAAGCGTCCAGCGCCCGGTACCGCCTGTTCAGGACGCTCGCCGGGCCAGCAGGCCAGCGCCAAGCATCGACACCAGCGCCACGAGGACCCCGAAGCCGGGGACACTCGTCGTCGTCGCTGGCGTGTCGTCCACCGCCTGTGTCGTCGTGCCGGGTGTCGCGGTCGGGGTCGGACTCGCGGTCGGTGTCGCAGTCGGCGTCGCGGTCGCGTTCGCCTGCGCGTACGCCTCCGGATGGAGCGCCTTCGCCAGCGCCCGAACCGGCTGGATCACACGCGGGGCTGGCTGGCTGAGGTAGTTCCCGTTCAAGACGAGGACGTTCCCCTCCTGCACTGCGGTCGTGCTGTTGTAGGCGTCGTTCTGTGGCACCTGCGGGCCGTCGCTGTTCAGGACGATCCACTCGGGGTCCTGCGCGACGACCGTCTCCGGACTGATCTGCTTGTAGCCCGTGATGTTCGCCTCGCTGGCGACGTTCGTCCCACCCGCCGTGGTGATGATCTCGTCCACGAACGTCCCTTCGCCTGCCGTGAAGCCGAAGAACGTGTAGAGCACGCGCGGGCGGTCCTCGCCCTCGGTCGCCGCTGCGACCGTCGCCAGTTCCGACTCCATCCGGTCGGCGGTCGCGTCTGCCGACTCACAGTTGCCGGTCAGTTGGCCGTAGAGTCGCGTCTTCTCGACGACAGCGCCGAGCGTCCCGGCGAACTCGGCCTTGTAGACCGTCAGCCCCGAGTCACGGAGCGCCTGGACCGTCTCGTCGGGGACGACGTTCGGCGCGAGCACCAGATCGGGGGTCGTGCCGACGACCTTCTCCGTCGAGATGGCGGTCTGGCCCGCCCCGGAGATGTTCGTCTTCGCCTCTGCACCGTCGAGATACGCCGCGAACTGGGTGACGCCGACGACCTGCGACTCGGCCTCGATCGCCCACAGCGTCTGTGCCGCACTCGGCGACAGCGAGACGATCCGCTCCGGGCGGTCGTCGATCCGGACCTGCGTCCCGGTCGCGTCCGTCACCGTCACCGGGAACGCACAGGTCGTCTGCTGGGTCGTCGTCACCCCGTCCAGTTCGCCCGGCGTGTCTGCACTACTCTGCACGGCTCTCGCGTCGAGATCACTCGCCGCCGGCCCCGCCGCCCCGGCGATCCCGGCCGGGACCACGCCCGCGAGGAGCACGAGGACTGCGACGACCACTGTCGATGTTCGCATCGTCAGCGACGAGTCGCTAATCCAATAAATATTTACCTAACCCAAGTAGAGTTGAGGGGAGATGCGGACCACGACGCGGGCCGGGGGCTACTCGGTCGGACTGCTCGCCCTCCTCGCAGTCGTCACCCTCGCCAGTGCCGCCCTCGGCCCGGTCGCGGTCCCGCCCGCGACGGTGGCGAAGACACTGCTCTCGCACCTCCCTGGGCTGGCCTTCACCGTCCCCGAACCCCACCGCGTCATCGTCGCCTCGATCCGGCTCCCCCGGATCGCGCTGTCGGCGACCGTCGGTCTCGCCCTCGCCTCGGCCGGCGTCGTCATGCAGGGGTTCTTCCGCAACCCGATGGCCGACCCCTCGATCATCGGCGTCTCCTCCGG of the Salinirubrum litoreum genome contains:
- a CDS encoding helix-turn-helix transcriptional regulator — protein: MVGEGSDRPKLPLSALKRAESLSALRDGPLARHELQDRLGVSRTTVHRIVSALEDDGLLVRDDDGYELTGFGHTTARAVDEYRETITAAERLQPLLDCLPTTFDVPVRAFSDARLTTQQPGNPYAPVERFVGCLRESGSLRGIDTTSIAPIYVDAIRAEILAGMTTDVVYLPSVVTSIVEAYPDDVARAVESGELTLRTHDDLPCGLAIFDDRVALGGYDPETGMLRAFADTDDPEARAWALDVYDDYVSAGTVFYGPNDTEPGLVSIEADGGESTSDESASADES
- a CDS encoding DNA-directed RNA polymerase subunit L, which translates into the protein MELRVIEKTDEELRIEIAGEDHTFMNVLKGTLLETEGVVAATYDLNPEQSGGQTEPILSIKTESGYDPLDVLADAAGNIRETTDAFREAFDAAA
- a CDS encoding phage terminase large subunit family protein, whose product is MPRCPHCDHTERLDRFTYSAVSGEHDVDGEFLVCPNCDAILGSA
- the hisF gene encoding imidazole glycerol phosphate synthase subunit HisF, whose amino-acid sequence is MLTKRIIPCIDVDLDEDGNPAVYTGVNFEDLKYTGDPVEMAKAYNEAGADEFVFLDITASAEGRATMLDTVSRVADEVFIPLTVGGGIRTREDIKETLRAGADKVSINTAALQNPDLVNEGARAFGSQCIVISVDARRRYDEQGEFYAEVDGESCWFECTIKGGREGTDIDVVEWAREAESRGAGELFVNSIDADGTKDGYDIPLTSAVCDNVSTPVIASSGCGGPEDMYEVFTEAGADAGLAASIFHFDEYSIQDVKQYLDERGVPVRL
- a CDS encoding PGF-CTERM-anchored ABC transporter substrate-binding protein, which codes for MRTSTVVVAVLVLLAGVVPAGIAGAAGPAASDLDARAVQSSADTPGELDGVTTTQQTTCAFPVTVTDATGTQVRIDDRPERIVSLSPSAAQTLWAIEAESQVVGVTQFAAYLDGAEAKTNISGAGQTAISTEKVVGTTPDLVLAPNVVPDETVQALRDSGLTVYKAEFAGTLGAVVEKTRLYGQLTGNCESADATADRMESELATVAAATEGEDRPRVLYTFFGFTAGEGTFVDEIITTAGGTNVASEANITGYKQISPETVVAQDPEWIVLNSDGPQVPQNDAYNSTTAVQEGNVLVLNGNYLSQPAPRVIQPVRALAKALHPEAYAQANATATPTATPTASPTPTATPGTTTQAVDDTPATTTSVPGFGVLVALVSMLGAGLLARRAS